A DNA window from Pleurodeles waltl isolate 20211129_DDA chromosome 12, aPleWal1.hap1.20221129, whole genome shotgun sequence contains the following coding sequences:
- the LOC138267745 gene encoding actin-1-like, with product MSTVVGFPRTRPAMLGAGHREYYVGEEAQAKRGVLRLQFPMEHGVVTSWDDMEKIWRHLYHRALKIKSRSRPVLLTDAPLNPHQNREKMAEVMFEYFQVPAMYVAMQAMLALYASGHTTGVVLDSGDGVTHSVAVFDGHSLTHSVSRLDFAGRDVTMYLSRLLMESGFSFQSSSDREIVRDIKESLCYIALDPKKEPKDLLRAYNLPDGNRIHIGSPLFKAPESLFNPSAAGITEPGIHNMVLSSIKKCDKDIHRDLFGNVVLAGGSTLFTNIHCRLMNEMQEQVASGVQIHVLAPPERIHSSWIGGSILASLQSFAQLWVTANEYNEHGSAVIHRKCL from the coding sequence ATGTCCACTGTTGTGGGGTTTCCAAGAACCAGGCCAGCCATGTTGGGTGCTGGCCACAGGGAGTACTATGTTGGGGAAGAGGCTCAAGCTAAAAGAGGCGTTTTGCGCCTGCAGTTCCCCATGGAGCATGGGGTTGTGACCTCTTGGGACGACATGGAGAAAATATGGAGGCATCTCTACCACCGAGCACTGAAGATAAAATCTAGGAGCAGACCGGTGCTGCTCACGGACGCACCGCTGAACCCTCACCAAAACCGCGAGAAGATGGCAGAGGTGATGTTTGAGTATTTTCAGGTGCCCGCTATGTACGTGGCCATGCAGGCTATGCTGGCGCTCTATGCTTCTGGGCACACCACTGGAGTTGTCCTAGATAGTGGAGATGGTGTTACCCACTCGGTGGCCGTCTTCGACGGGCACAGTTTGACGCATAGCGTTTCACGACTAGATTTTGCTGGAAGAGATGTTACAATGTACCTTTCAAGACTTCTCATGGAGAGTGGATTTTCCTTCCAGAGCTCCTCAGACAGAGAGATTGTGAGAGACATCAAGGAGTCCCTGTGTTACATAGCCCTGGATCCAAAGAAAGAGCCAAAAGACCTCCTTCGAGCTTATAATCTTCCTGATGGTAATAGGATCCATATTGGGAGCCCGCTCTTCAAAGCCCCAGAGTCCCTTTTCAATCCCAGTGCCGCTGGGATAACAGAGCCAGGCATTCACAATATGGTCCTCTCCAGCATCAAGAAATGTGACAAAGACATTCACAGAGATCTCTTTGGGAATGTAGTTCTGGCAGGTGGATCGACGCTCTTCACCAATATCCATTGCCGTTTGATGAATGAGATGCAGGAGCAAGTGGCAAGTGGAGTTCAGATCCACGTCCTAGCCCCGCCTGAACGCATCCACTCCAGTTGGATCGGGGGATCCATTCTTGCATCTTTGCAATCTTTTGCTCAACTTTGGGTTACTGCAAATGAATACAATGAGCATGGGTCTGCTGTGATTCACAGAAAGTGCTTGTAG